Genomic DNA from Leptotrichia wadei:
TCTTTTTTTCTTCTAAGGGAACTTTGAGCACTAGCTAAATTTCTTTCATATTTTTGAATTTCCAAATTTTTCATCTGTATTTTTCTTAAAGTTTCATTTTTATCAGCTGGATAAAATGTAACAACTACATCTCCCTTTTTTACATTATCACCCGTTTTAAAAAATACATCTTTTACTCTTTGGCTGGAACTCGTATAAACTGACACTACATTATCCGATACAACTTGTCCTGTCTTTGAAACTGATAATGAAATATCTCCCATACCAACTTTTGTTACTTCATATTCTATTCCTTCTTCCTTTTTTCCACAGCTGATTAGACAAAATAATAAAACAACAAAAATCAAAAATATTTTTGCAATATTTTTTTTATCTTTTAAAATATAATTTTTCTTCACAAAATCACCTCTTTTTATTTTTTCTCTTTTTATGCTATTCTTTATTTAAAAGTAAACTTATTATAAATTCTTCTTCATAAAGTCTCCAAACTTTTTGTCGTTAAATAACTAAAATATAATTTTTAATTTTTTTATAAAATTTAAATATAATATTATTTATAATATTTTATTTTTTTGGTAAATGCCGCCAATTCATTTTTGGCAGTTTCATAATCCATTACAGCCTTTTTATAATTATTTCGTTTTTCCACATAATTTGAATACGTGTCAACTCCTAGTTCATATTTTTTTGCATAAATTTCATATTCCCTTTTTTTTATATTCATCGTATTTTCAGCTGTCAATTCATTTGTCTGATAAGTCGTATAGGTTATCATCTGCTGTCCAACATTTGATATTAATTCGTTTTTTTTCTGCTCATATTGTAATTTTAACTTATCTGCTTCATTTTTTAAATCCTCCACCGTATCATTATATCTCTTGAAAGACTTTGAAACAGAAAGTCCCGCAACAACCGAATGATTTTTTAATGAATAACCAATATCACCTGTCAATTTGGGATATTTATAATCTATTATTTCTTTCTTTAACTGTTCTGCATTTAACTGTGTATTCAATTCAATCGTTTCAGCCTCCGATAACCTAAGTCCATAAAAGTCATCCTTTTTCAGCTCAACCTTCTTCAAATCATCAAGTTTTCCCTTTTCAGGTAATTTTATATTATAAATCGTAAACTGCTCTCTCAAAATCTGTAATTCCCGTCCAAGATTCTCATATTTTAATTGAGAATTTTCATATTCATTTTTTGCCAATTCATAGT
This window encodes:
- a CDS encoding TolC family protein, coding for MIKRFFSFKSKKVMVFPMMMVFGATSYGTNVDDLISQYEKNSYTTKINEKNMKKFDIKDKVLKNGDWNEVTVNSDNNYTLHGEANGLTMENNVKYGVFYYRNGYNFRSKEVTQNKIGVSKTLNDYFGYSDNNYNKKTNQISRNIQKITNETTKNSEIRDLIDLYKNYKNKEKEIEQEALTMEDTKKDYVIQEKKYEVGTASKYDYELAKNEYENSQLKYENLGRELQILREQFTIYNIKLPEKGKLDDLKKVELKKDDFYGLRLSEAETIELNTQLNAEQLKKEIIDYKYPKLTGDIGYSLKNHSVVAGLSVSKSFKRYNDTVEDLKNEADKLKLQYEQKKNELISNVGQQMITYTTYQTNELTAENTMNIKKREYEIYAKKYELGVDTYSNYVEKRNNYKKAVMDYETAKNELAAFTKKIKYYK